A genomic stretch from Aquila chrysaetos chrysaetos chromosome 1, bAquChr1.4, whole genome shotgun sequence includes:
- the LEPROTL1 gene encoding leptin receptor overlapping transcript-like 1 isoform X1: MGGGGAEREGRLLRVTLRQLPALRGGGGAAAAVGPSRARRGARVTWQERARRAGGAPPGACALLLPLPLPSRKRLPPAASSASRRAPLRQCGSRDGRRHGRHQSLDQPVLRGSGRPDVPDAGMCPSPVQIYWGACALVLTGNTVIFATILGFFLVFGSNDDFSWQQW, encoded by the exons AtgggcggcgggggagcggagcgggagGGCCGCTTGCTTCGAGTGACGTTGCGGCAGCTTCCCGCGCTTCGGGGAGGGGGCGGTGCTGCCGCCGCCGTGGGCCCTTCACGCGCGCGCCGCGGAGCGCGCGTCACGTGGCAGGAGCGGGCGAGGAGAGCGGGCGGGGCGCCTCCTGGCGCCTGcgcgctcctcctcccccttccccttccttcccgGAAGCGGCTCCCTCCCGCTGCCAGTTCCGCTTCCCGGCGCGCGCCCCTCCGCCAGTGCGGCTCGCGGGACGGGCGGCGCCATGGCCGGCATCAAAG CCTTGATCAGCCTGTCCTTCGGGGGAGCGGTCGGCCTGATGTTCCTGATGCTGGGATGTGCCCTTCCCCAGTACAA ATTTACTGGGGCGCATGTGCACTTGTTCTTACGGGGAATACAGTCATCTTTGCCACGATCCTAGGATTTTTCTTGGTCTTTGGCAGCAATGACGACTTCAGCTGGCAGCAGTGGTGA
- the LEPROTL1 gene encoding leptin receptor overlapping transcript-like 1 isoform X2: MAGIKALISLSFGGAVGLMFLMLGCALPQYNQYWPLFVLFFYILSPIPYCIARRLVDDTDATSNACKELAIFLTTGIVVSAFGLPIVFARAELIYWGACALVLTGNTVIFATILGFFLVFGSNDDFSWQQW, translated from the exons ATGGCCGGCATCAAAG CCTTGATCAGCCTGTCCTTCGGGGGAGCGGTCGGCCTGATGTTCCTGATGCTGGGATGTGCCCTTCCCCAGTACAA ccagTACTGGCCactgtttgttctgtttttttacaTCCTTTCTCCTATCCCGTACTGCATAGCAAGAAGATTAGTAGATGACACAGATGCTACAAGTAATGCCTGCAAGGAGCTAGCAATATTTCTTACAACAGGCATTGTTGTCTCAGCATTTGGGCTACCGATAGTGTTTGCGAGAGCAGAACTG ATTTACTGGGGCGCATGTGCACTTGTTCTTACGGGGAATACAGTCATCTTTGCCACGATCCTAGGATTTTTCTTGGTCTTTGGCAGCAATGACGACTTCAGCTGGCAGCAGTGGTGA